Within Sphingobium sp. SCG-1, the genomic segment GGCCTGCGGACATATCCTCAGTGACTCTTCCCGTCACTTCGGCAGGTCCAGCCATCAAGATGAGCGTGCCTCGAGAACGGCTGGCGGCGATTCGCGGACGAATCGGCCAATCCCTGCCGATTGGCAATGAGGGCGCTGGAACAGTCGTTGCTACGGGCCGGAATGCTAGGGAACTTGAGGGCAAGCGAGTTGGCATGGTGGGCGGGAGTATTTACGCCGACTATCGAAGGATAGCCGCCAAGGAAGTTATTGTCTTGCCAGAGGGTGCAACGGCAGCGGACGGCGCATCGATGTTCGTCAATCCATTGACCGCGTTGGGCTTCGTCGAGACGGCACGAAGCGAGGGACACACTGCCATCGTCCACACGGCCGCCGCATCGAATCTTGGACAGATGCTACAGAAAATCTGCCTAGCGGATGGCATTCCACTTATAGACATCGTCCGTAGCGAAACGCAGAAGCAAATCCTGCGGGACATCGGCGCGACCCATGTCATCAACAGCAAAGACGATGATTTTCGCCTGCAACTCGTTCAGGCGCTGAAGGAAACCGGCGCAACGATCGCCTTTGACGCCATCGGCGGGGGAACGTTAGGGAGCGATATCCTCTCGTCGATGGAACGCGCTGCCGTCAGCACCATGACCGAATATAGCCGCTATGGCTCTGATAAGTCCAAGCAGCTTTACATCTATGGCGCGCTCGACCCCGCGCCTGCTGTATTCAATCGCCTGGCGTTCGGATTTCAATGGAACGCCGGCGGGTGGCTTCTTTTTCCCTACCTGCGCAGGGCGGGCGAGCAAGTGGCAACGCGGTTGCGCAAGCGTGTCATCGACGAACTCACTACGACCTTCGCCAGCAAATATACGCGGGTCATCGGCCTTGCCGAGGCTTTGCAGCCCGATGTCCTGCGTGCGTATGAGCGAAAGGCGACGGGTGAGAAATTCCTGATTGATCCGACACTTAGCTGACGGCTGACGCGCACAGGCGAACGGCGCATCGCCCTTCCTGGTCACACTGCCTTTAGTTTCCTGATCCTGATCTCGTCCAGAACGGCTTGCTCCAGGCACGTCAGCGGCTTTCCCTGCCGGATAGCGCGAGCAATTCGAAGAAGAGCGCCATCCGTCATTATCGCCACGTCTGCGGCCGCCTTCAGGTGATCTTCCATACTGCCCCCGGGCACTTTGTAGTCGAGTAAGTCTATAAGCTGTGGGAGCGCGCGCTACAAACCTAGGTCAGTATTACCTTCGATCAAAAGCCGTGGCACTTTTTTGTGCACGGTCCGTTGAGCGGGCAGGAGAATGGGATGCCTGAGCGAATAGTATCGATTGGCTTACTGACCGAAAGCGATCTTCGGCGATTGGGCAACAGCTTTACTCGGCATTACCCAATCATTGATGATGACCAGTTCGATGAACTGTTGGCAAAGCTGGATCGATTGCCTGCTACGGAAGGTCCCCACGCCAGTAAAGCGCCCGGCAAGTAGAGGTTCGTTTGGCCGTATTTGGAGCCAAGCAGTTCACGGACGATGGGATATACTGCCTGCAGAGCGACGAACCGCATTTCTCGTTTCGATTTTGAGCGAGCAGGCGTAATGGAGCAGAATGACGGAAGTTGAGAATCTGGCGAGCAACGTTAACAAATTCGAATTGCTCGTACAAAGCGTTACCGACTATGCCATATACATGCTCGATCCGACCGGGCGCGTGACGAGTTGGAATGCCGGTGCAGCTCGGCTGAAGGGCTATGAGCCGAACGAGATCATAGGCGAGCATTTTTCGCGCTTCTACACAGATGAAGAGCGTCAAAGGAATATTCCTAAAGTTGCCTTGGAAACCGCGGAAAATGTGGGCCGGTTCGAAGCGGAGGGCTGGCGTGTCCGCAAAGATGGCAGCCGGTTTTGGGCGAACGTCGTCATTGATCCCATTCGCGATCACACGGGCAACTTTTTGGGTTTCGCGAAGGTTACTCGCGATCTGACCGAACGACGTGCAGCAGAGGAAAAGCTTCGTCAAAGCGAGGAGCGCTTCCGCCTGCTAATCCAGGGGGTGATCGATTACGCCATCTACATGCTGGACGCCGAAGGTCATGTAAGCAGTTGGAACGCAGGCGCCGAGCGCTTCAAAGGCTACACGGCGGATGAAATCATCGGTCAGCACTTCTCGAAATTCTATTCGGAGGAGGACCGACAATCGGGCATTCCGCGCAACGCCCTTGAAACCGCGAAGCATGAAGGCCGCTTTGAAGCCGAAGGTTGGCGTATACGAAAGGACGGCTCCCGCTTTTGGGCCAGCGTCATCATCGACGCGATCCGGAATGAGCAAGGCCAACTGATCGGCTTTGCCAAGGTCACGCGTGATCTCACGGAAAAGCGAGCCACAGAGGAGCAACTGCGGCAATCGCAGAAGATGGAGGCGGTTGGCCAACTAACGGGCGGCCTCGCCCACGATTTCAACAATCTTCTGACCGGCATCAGTGGTAGCCTGGAGATGATTCAAATTCGCATGGCGCAGGGGCGCACTGAAGAATTCGACCGATATTTGACTGCGGCGCAGGGCGCAGTTCAGAGGGCCGCGGCGCTCACGCACCGCCTTCTCGCTTTCTCGAGGCGCCAG encodes:
- a CDS encoding zinc-binding dehydrogenase; translation: MTLTGREMRSTIDADGVLTLTLEEMTIGDPGDDEIIVRVEAAPINPSDLGLMFGPADISSVTLPVTSAGPAIKMSVPRERLAAIRGRIGQSLPIGNEGAGTVVATGRNARELEGKRVGMVGGSIYADYRRIAAKEVIVLPEGATAADGASMFVNPLTALGFVETARSEGHTAIVHTAAASNLGQMLQKICLADGIPLIDIVRSETQKQILRDIGATHVINSKDDDFRLQLVQALKETGATIAFDAIGGGTLGSDILSSMERAAVSTMTEYSRYGSDKSKQLYIYGALDPAPAVFNRLAFGFQWNAGGWLLFPYLRRAGEQVATRLRKRVIDELTTTFASKYTRVIGLAEALQPDVLRAYERKATGEKFLIDPTLS
- a CDS encoding PAS domain-containing sensor histidine kinase gives rise to the protein MTEVENLASNVNKFELLVQSVTDYAIYMLDPTGRVTSWNAGAARLKGYEPNEIIGEHFSRFYTDEERQRNIPKVALETAENVGRFEAEGWRVRKDGSRFWANVVIDPIRDHTGNFLGFAKVTRDLTERRAAEEKLRQSEERFRLLIQGVIDYAIYMLDAEGHVSSWNAGAERFKGYTADEIIGQHFSKFYSEEDRQSGIPRNALETAKHEGRFEAEGWRIRKDGSRFWASVIIDAIRNEQGQLIGFAKVTRDLTEKRATEEQLRQSQKMEAVGQLTGGLAHDFNNLLTGISGSLEMIQIRMAQGRTEEFDRYLTAAQGAVQRAAALTHRLLAFSRRQTLDPKPTNANRLISGLEELIRRTVGPGVFVEVVGASGLWPILADPGQLENAVLNLCINARDAMPDGGKLTIETANTSLKGFAARQQDLPDGEYVTVCVTDTGSGMTPEIIAKAFDPFFTTKPLGEGTGLGLSMIYGFVRQSGGQVSVSSEVGQGTTMCLYLPRHAEDALIEEEPLLSPLLQPTGEGEVVLVIDDEPTIRMLIAEVLAEAGYAVIEAADGPAGLKVLESNARIDLLITDVGLPGGMNGRQVADAARVSRPDLKVLFITGYAENAVVGSGRMDDGMFVLTKPFQIDVLDARIREIIKD